Proteins encoded by one window of uncultured Bacteroides sp.:
- a CDS encoding F420-dependent NADP oxidoreductase: protein MSINMEENKIVFIGAGNLATNLAKAFYDKHIKISQIYSRTEDSARSLAEAVKTDYTTTLEDVINDADIYIVSLKDDALIDLMPRIIAGKENALMAHTSGSLPLDIWPDSIKRKGVFYPLQTFSKQRIVDFRNIHTFIESNNSADYLLLEKLASSVTNEVSELSSEKRRQIHLAAVFACNFTNHMYALAEKLLKQYDMPFSYMLPLIEETEKKAHVLSPREAQTGPAVRYDEKVINKHLELLSNEPEMQEIYQLISKSIHKL, encoded by the coding sequence ATATCAATAAATATGGAGGAGAATAAAATTGTTTTTATTGGCGCCGGGAATCTGGCTACTAATCTGGCAAAAGCTTTCTATGATAAGCATATAAAGATCTCTCAGATATATAGCCGCACGGAAGATTCGGCAAGGTCTCTGGCTGAAGCAGTGAAGACTGATTATACCACTACTCTGGAAGATGTTATAAATGATGCTGATATTTATATTGTATCATTAAAAGACGATGCTTTAATAGACCTGATGCCCCGGATTATTGCCGGAAAGGAGAATGCTTTAATGGCTCATACTTCCGGTAGTCTACCTTTAGATATATGGCCGGATTCAATAAAACGTAAGGGCGTTTTTTATCCACTTCAAACATTCAGTAAACAAAGGATAGTTGATTTTCGGAACATTCATACTTTCATTGAAAGTAACAATTCTGCCGACTATTTACTTCTTGAAAAATTAGCAAGTAGTGTAACGAATGAGGTTAGTGAGCTTTCATCAGAAAAGCGCAGACAAATCCATTTAGCAGCTGTTTTTGCTTGTAATTTTACTAACCACATGTATGCACTTGCCGAGAAGTTACTGAAACAATACGACATGCCCTTTAGTTATATGCTTCCTTTGATAGAGGAAACAGAAAAGAAGGCACATGTCCTTTCTCCACGGGAGGCCCAAACGGGTCCTGCTGTTCGTTATGATGAAAAGGTTATTAACAAACATTTGGAGTTATTGTCGAACGAACCCGAGATGCAGGAAATTTATCAATTAATTAGCAAGAGCATACATAAACTATGA
- a CDS encoding nitroreductase family protein, with protein sequence MEQFSELIKNRRSIRKFTSEEINQEEVVSLLKAALMSPSSKRSNPWQFVVVDDKETLDKLAHCKENSSSFITDAALAIVVIADPLTSDVWIEDASIASIMIQLQAEDLGLGSCWVQVRERFTATGMSSDEYVHGILDIPLQLQVLSVIAIGHKGMERKPFNEDHLQWEKIHINKYGGE encoded by the coding sequence ATGGAACAGTTCAGTGAATTGATAAAGAATAGACGCAGCATCAGAAAATTTACTTCTGAAGAGATTAACCAGGAAGAGGTGGTAAGTTTGCTGAAAGCTGCTTTAATGTCTCCTTCGTCCAAAAGATCAAACCCCTGGCAATTTGTTGTTGTGGATGATAAAGAGACGTTGGATAAACTGGCTCATTGCAAAGAAAACAGTTCAAGCTTTATTACAGATGCGGCATTGGCTATTGTTGTGATTGCAGATCCTTTGACAAGCGATGTATGGATAGAAGATGCTTCTATTGCCTCTATTATGATTCAACTACAAGCCGAAGATTTGGGCTTGGGAAGCTGCTGGGTGCAAGTTCGTGAACGATTTACGGCCACCGGAATGTCTTCTGATGAATATGTGCATGGAATACTGGATATTCCGTTGCAACTACAAGTGCTTTCTGTTATTGCTATCGGACACAAGGGAATGGAACGTAAACCATTTAATGAAGACCATTTGCAATGGGAAAAGATACATATCAATAAATATGGAGGAGAATAA
- a CDS encoding GNAT family N-acetyltransferase, translated as MLLKLITYYHANDIPDLPGTNIFYSKEIFHVYEATPGYTPILIVAYDGIIPIAKILTVVRKCIRFVPPSLINQYEIYGTGEFFDEKIDAEEVFGYMLEYITSIGAQESFLIEFRNLENSLFGYKAFRENEYFPVNWLRVRNSFHNTSDLLNKVSVSRRRQIKKGYANGAQVSVVDKLEDIRSFSQMLKTNYSYNIRKHFPCLEFFEYLDEKAIHSKIIKVFIVKYKENIIGGSVIIFSGKNAYLLFSGGIRKTHKKLYPGVLAIWEALKFAQNEGYEHLEYMDVGLPFRKHGFRDFVLRFGGKQQSSRRWFHLKWSFLNNFLIRIYT; from the coding sequence ATGTTATTAAAACTCATTACATATTACCATGCGAATGATATTCCGGATTTGCCCGGAACTAACATTTTCTACTCAAAAGAGATATTTCATGTTTATGAAGCAACTCCCGGGTATACTCCTATTCTCATTGTTGCTTATGACGGAATAATACCCATTGCCAAAATACTTACTGTTGTTAGAAAGTGTATCCGCTTTGTACCTCCCAGTCTTATCAATCAATACGAAATATACGGGACAGGTGAATTCTTTGATGAAAAGATTGATGCGGAAGAGGTATTTGGTTATATGCTGGAATATATAACCAGCATAGGTGCTCAAGAATCTTTTCTGATAGAATTTAGAAATCTGGAGAATTCTTTGTTCGGGTATAAAGCGTTCCGTGAAAATGAATATTTCCCTGTCAATTGGCTACGGGTAAGAAACTCTTTTCACAATACTTCTGATTTACTGAATAAAGTCAGCGTATCAAGAAGAAGACAAATAAAGAAGGGATATGCTAACGGAGCACAGGTCAGTGTAGTAGACAAACTGGAAGATATACGTTCTTTTTCACAAATGCTTAAAACAAACTATTCGTATAATATACGCAAGCATTTTCCATGTCTTGAATTCTTTGAGTATTTAGACGAAAAGGCAATACACAGTAAAATAATTAAAGTCTTTATTGTGAAATACAAAGAAAATATTATCGGTGGCTCTGTTATTATCTTTTCAGGAAAAAATGCCTACCTGCTATTTTCCGGAGGAATAAGGAAAACGCACAAGAAACTCTACCCCGGTGTGCTAGCAATATGGGAAGCATTAAAGTTTGCACAAAATGAAGGCTATGAGCACTTGGAATATATGGATGTGGGATTACCTTTCAGGAAACATGGATTCAGAGATTTTGTTCTTCGTTTTGGTGGGAAACAACAAAGCTCACGACGATGGTTCCACCTTAAATGGTCTTTTTTAAATAATTTCCTTATCAGAATATACACATAA
- a CDS encoding TonB-dependent receptor, which produces MKYCALLALIIIFFPMTIMAQGTTKVSGIVMDQDNNPIEIANVRIQGKLTGTVTDLKGHYSLTISSRDSVVIIFSRLGYNTKKRVLRNSHGNITLNVVLLNSGYELGEVTVTDTKRQTGMTEKIKAKNAKLMPDASGGNIESLIATQAGVSSHNELSSQYNVRGGSFDENIVYVNGVEIYRPLLIRSGQQEGLSFINPDMVQDIGFSSGGYESKYGDKMSSVLDITYKKPERLEGSFSGSLLGASAYIGFATKHFSMTHGIRYKTNRYLLGSLETKGEYDPSFLDYQTYLSWTPNKRWEFGFIGNISQNRYNFIPKDRTTKFGTISSVEEFKVYFGGQERDLFQSYFGSGNITYHLNPYNDIAFIASAFHTKEQETYDITGQYWLSSLDGSSSGETAGEDQTVGVGTYMEHARNYLNADVQSYSITGNHKVKSNNIKWGLELKKEFIKDKLREWEMRDSAGYSLPHTSNDVELIYSLASKNEIRSDRFSFYAQDTYKFSTNLGLYTINAGIRGSYWNWNKEFIFSPRVSVALIPQFNEDFTFRVATGVYYQAPFYKEFRDTTTVNGNTFVTLNKDIKSQRSIHFVLASDYKFRTLGRPFKFTTELYYKKLSDLVPYNINNVRVSYYGKNMASGYATGLDMKLFGEFVQGTDSWLCLSLMQTEEKINEKWIPRPTDQRYNISFYFSDYFPGNKKWKMNLKTTWADGLPFGPPHSGREEIAFRTAPYRRVDIGMSRQLIDNENGDYHGRISRHIRNMWLGIDIFNLLGISNVNSYYWVTDVYNNQYAVPNYLTSRQINIRLLLEF; this is translated from the coding sequence ATGAAGTATTGTGCACTCTTGGCACTTATTATTATATTCTTTCCTATGACAATTATGGCTCAGGGAACTACGAAAGTATCCGGAATTGTAATGGATCAGGATAATAATCCGATTGAAATAGCCAATGTAAGAATTCAAGGAAAACTAACAGGTACAGTTACTGACTTAAAAGGACATTATTCACTTACTATTTCATCCAGAGACAGCGTGGTCATCATTTTCTCCCGATTGGGGTATAATACAAAGAAACGAGTTCTCAGAAATTCTCATGGAAATATCACTCTTAACGTTGTGTTACTTAATTCCGGTTACGAACTAGGAGAAGTTACAGTTACCGATACTAAACGGCAAACAGGGATGACCGAAAAAATTAAAGCAAAAAACGCAAAACTAATGCCGGATGCTTCAGGAGGAAATATTGAATCATTAATAGCAACACAGGCTGGAGTTAGTTCTCATAATGAGTTAAGTTCTCAGTATAATGTGCGTGGAGGAAGCTTTGATGAAAACATTGTTTATGTAAATGGCGTGGAAATTTATCGGCCTTTACTCATTCGTTCTGGTCAGCAAGAAGGTCTAAGCTTTATAAACCCGGATATGGTACAGGATATAGGATTCTCATCCGGAGGTTATGAATCAAAATATGGAGACAAGATGTCTTCAGTACTGGATATCACTTACAAAAAACCAGAGCGCTTGGAAGGATCTTTCTCAGGCAGTTTGCTGGGAGCAAGTGCTTACATTGGTTTTGCTACAAAACATTTCTCCATGACTCATGGCATTCGTTATAAAACCAACCGATATCTCTTGGGAAGTCTGGAAACAAAAGGAGAATATGATCCAAGCTTTCTTGATTATCAGACTTATCTTAGCTGGACACCAAACAAACGTTGGGAATTTGGATTTATAGGCAATATATCACAAAATAGATATAACTTTATCCCTAAAGACCGTACAACTAAATTCGGGACAATCTCGTCCGTTGAAGAATTTAAAGTATATTTTGGAGGGCAGGAACGAGATTTATTTCAATCTTATTTTGGTTCGGGCAACATAACGTATCATCTAAATCCTTATAATGATATAGCTTTCATTGCATCTGCTTTCCACACAAAAGAACAAGAGACTTATGATATTACAGGGCAATATTGGTTAAGCTCACTAGATGGAAGCTCATCCGGAGAAACAGCTGGTGAAGATCAGACTGTTGGCGTGGGAACATATATGGAGCATGCCCGTAATTACTTAAATGCCGACGTACAGAGCTACTCCATCACCGGCAATCATAAAGTAAAAAGTAATAATATCAAGTGGGGATTGGAACTCAAAAAAGAATTCATAAAAGACAAACTTCGCGAGTGGGAAATGAGAGATTCGGCAGGTTATTCTCTTCCTCATACCAGTAATGATGTGGAACTTATTTACAGTTTAGCCTCCAAGAATGAAATAAGAAGTGACCGGTTCTCATTCTACGCACAAGATACTTATAAATTCTCCACAAACTTAGGACTTTATACAATCAATGCAGGAATTAGGGGAAGTTACTGGAACTGGAATAAAGAATTCATTTTCAGTCCTCGTGTTTCTGTAGCTCTGATTCCTCAGTTTAATGAAGACTTTACCTTTCGTGTTGCTACAGGAGTATATTATCAGGCTCCTTTTTACAAAGAGTTTCGTGATACTACAACAGTGAATGGAAATACATTTGTGACACTTAATAAAGATATTAAATCTCAGCGTTCCATCCATTTTGTTCTGGCCAGTGATTACAAATTTCGTACTCTTGGAAGACCATTTAAATTCACCACAGAACTTTATTATAAAAAATTAAGCGATCTGGTTCCATACAATATCAATAATGTGCGTGTAAGCTATTATGGGAAAAATATGGCTAGCGGATATGCTACAGGACTTGATATGAAACTCTTTGGTGAGTTTGTTCAGGGAACAGATTCCTGGCTTTGCCTTTCATTGATGCAAACGGAAGAAAAAATTAATGAAAAATGGATTCCCCGTCCAACGGACCAAAGATATAACATATCATTCTACTTCAGTGACTACTTTCCGGGAAATAAAAAATGGAAAATGAATCTGAAAACCACTTGGGCAGATGGACTTCCATTTGGTCCTCCTCATTCTGGAAGAGAAGAAATTGCATTTCGTACTGCCCCTTACCGAAGAGTAGACATAGGTATGTCAAGACAGCTTATTGACAATGAAAACGGAGACTATCACGGACGTATCAGTCGCCATATACGTAACATGTGGCTTGGAATAGATATTTTCAATTTGCTTGGAATAAGCAACGTAAACTCCTATTATTGGGTCACCGACGTATATAATAACCAGTATGCAGTGCCAAATTACCTTACATCTCGTCAAATTAATATCCGCTTACTTTTAGAGTTTTAA
- the mce gene encoding methylmalonyl-CoA epimerase, with protein MKISHIEHLGIAVKSIEEALPYYENVLGLKCYNIEVVEDQKVRTAFLKVGDTKIELLEPTSPESTIAKFIENKGAGVHHVAFAVEDGVANALAEVEAKEVRTIDKAPRKGAEGLQIAFLHPKSTLGVLTELCEH; from the coding sequence ATGAAGATTTCTCACATTGAACATTTAGGTATTGCTGTAAAGAGTATCGAAGAAGCTTTACCCTACTATGAAAATGTATTAGGTTTAAAATGCTACAACATAGAAGTAGTTGAGGACCAAAAAGTTAGAACTGCTTTTCTAAAAGTAGGTGATACAAAAATAGAGCTATTGGAACCTACAAGTCCTGAAAGTACTATTGCCAAATTTATCGAAAATAAGGGTGCAGGCGTTCACCATGTGGCGTTTGCTGTTGAAGACGGAGTTGCTAATGCTTTGGCAGAAGTAGAAGCAAAAGAAGTCCGGACAATAGACAAGGCACCTCGCAAGGGAGCAGAAGGATTGCAAATAGCATTTCTTCACCCAAAATCAACTCTCGGTGTACTAACCGAACTCTGCGAACACTAA
- a CDS encoding acyl-CoA carboxylase subunit beta encodes MSNQLEKVKELIELRTQARLGGGEKAIEKQHAKGKYTARERIAQLLDDGSFEEFDMFVKHRCTNFGQEKKSYLGDGVVTGYGTIEGRLVYVFAQDFTVFGGSLSETMALKICKVMDQAMKVGAPVIGINDSGGARIQEGINALGGYAEIFQRNILASGVIPQISGIFGPCAGGAVYSPALTDFTLMMEGTSYMFLTGPKVVKTVTGEDVTQEELGGASVHSSKSGVTHFTAKTEEEGLSIIRKLLSFIPQNNLEEAPLVKCEDPIDRLEDSLNEIIPDSPNKPYDMYEVIGAIIDNGEFLEVQKDYAKNIIIGFARFNGQSVGVVANQPKYLAGVLDSNASRKAGRFVRFCDAFNIPIVTLVDVPGFLPGTGQEYNGVILHGAKLLYAYGEATVPKVTVTLRKSYGGSHIVMSCKQLRGDMNYAWPTSEIAVMGGAGAVEVLYAKEAKDAEDPIAFMAQKEAEYTKLFANPYNAAKYGYIDDVIEPRNTRFRIIRALQQLQTKKLTNPAKKHGNIPL; translated from the coding sequence ATGAGTAACCAACTTGAAAAAGTAAAAGAGCTTATTGAACTACGTACTCAAGCTCGCTTAGGTGGTGGTGAAAAAGCGATTGAAAAACAACACGCGAAAGGAAAATACACTGCACGTGAGCGTATTGCTCAATTATTAGACGATGGTAGTTTTGAAGAATTCGATATGTTTGTTAAACATAGATGTACAAACTTCGGACAAGAAAAGAAATCATATTTAGGCGACGGCGTTGTTACCGGATACGGAACCATTGAAGGTAGATTAGTATATGTTTTTGCACAAGATTTCACCGTTTTTGGAGGCTCATTGTCTGAAACAATGGCGCTAAAGATATGTAAGGTAATGGATCAGGCTATGAAAGTAGGTGCTCCGGTTATTGGAATCAATGACTCAGGTGGTGCACGTATTCAGGAAGGGATCAATGCATTGGGTGGTTATGCTGAAATATTCCAACGTAATATCCTTGCATCTGGAGTTATTCCTCAAATTTCAGGAATCTTTGGCCCTTGCGCTGGTGGTGCTGTATATTCTCCTGCATTAACAGACTTTACTTTAATGATGGAAGGCACTTCTTATATGTTCCTTACAGGACCTAAAGTTGTAAAAACTGTAACTGGTGAAGATGTTACTCAGGAAGAACTGGGAGGTGCAAGTGTTCACTCTTCAAAATCAGGCGTAACTCACTTTACCGCTAAAACAGAAGAAGAAGGTTTAAGCATTATTCGCAAATTACTTAGCTTTATTCCACAAAACAACCTAGAAGAAGCCCCACTTGTAAAATGCGAAGACCCAATTGATCGCTTGGAAGATTCATTAAATGAAATTATTCCGGATAGTCCAAACAAACCTTACGACATGTATGAAGTTATCGGTGCAATCATTGATAACGGAGAATTCCTTGAGGTTCAAAAAGATTATGCTAAAAATATCATTATAGGATTTGCCCGCTTCAATGGACAGTCTGTAGGTGTTGTTGCTAACCAACCTAAATATCTGGCAGGTGTACTTGATAGTAATGCTTCTCGTAAAGCCGGACGTTTTGTTCGTTTCTGCGATGCATTCAATATTCCTATAGTTACTTTGGTTGATGTTCCCGGATTCTTACCAGGTACTGGCCAGGAATACAACGGAGTAATTCTTCACGGAGCGAAATTGCTTTATGCTTATGGTGAAGCAACCGTACCAAAAGTAACTGTAACATTAAGAAAGTCATACGGTGGTTCACATATTGTAATGAGTTGTAAACAACTACGTGGCGATATGAACTATGCATGGCCAACATCAGAAATTGCCGTAATGGGTGGTGCTGGTGCAGTAGAAGTATTATATGCTAAAGAAGCAAAAGATGCCGAAGATCCAATCGCATTTATGGCACAGAAAGAAGCTGAATATACCAAGTTGTTTGCTAATCCATATAATGCAGCAAAATACGGTTACATTGATGATGTAATTGAACCTAGAAACACTCGTTTCCGTATTATTCGCGCATTGCAGCAATTACAGACTAAGAAATTAACGAACCCTGCTAAGAAGCATGGTAATATTCCATTATAA
- a CDS encoding biotin/lipoyl-containing protein, producing MKQYKYKINGNLYKVTVNDIDENNIATVEVNGTPYKVEIDKPVVPKPVTRPAAAPKTESGAPVVTRKPAASNKSAVKSPLPGIILDIKVKIGDAVKKGQTVLILEAMKMENNIHADKDGKVTAINVNNGDSVLEGTDLIIIE from the coding sequence ATGAAACAATATAAATATAAAATCAATGGAAACCTCTATAAAGTTACGGTTAATGACATTGATGAAAACAATATCGCTACAGTTGAAGTAAATGGCACACCTTATAAGGTGGAGATTGACAAGCCTGTAGTTCCTAAACCAGTGACTCGTCCGGCGGCTGCTCCTAAAACAGAGAGTGGAGCTCCGGTTGTTACCCGCAAACCAGCAGCTTCAAATAAGAGTGCTGTTAAATCTCCGCTCCCAGGTATCATTCTTGACATCAAAGTAAAAATTGGAGATGCTGTAAAGAAAGGACAAACTGTTCTTATTCTGGAAGCAATGAAGATGGAAAACAATATCCATGCGGATAAAGATGGAAAAGTTACTGCTATTAATGTAAACAATGGAGATTCTGTTCTTGAAGGTACAGATCTGATCATAATCGAATAA
- a CDS encoding sodium ion-translocating decarboxylase subunit beta codes for MGELGTFLTNNLADFWSYTGFANATPGELIMLLVGMFFIYLAVKKDFEPMLLIPIGFGILIGNILPFRIDEAGFYEEGSVLNILYQGVQSGWYLPLMLLGIGAITDFSALISNPKLMLVGAAAQFGIFGAYILAIVLGLDPNHAAGIGTIGSASGPIAIFLATKLSPELIGIIAISVYSYIALIPVIQPPIMRLLTNDSDRTIKMKPARQVSHTEKVMFPIIGLLLTCLLVPSALPLLGMLFFGNLLKESGVTRRLAETASGALLDIVTILLGLTVGITLTASNFFTADTVYTIILGFLAIVIATASGILFIKLFNLFLKNGNKINPLIGNAGISAPVSARISEEVALEYDSTNYLSVHAMGPCVAGIIGSAIAAGILLGFLM; via the coding sequence ATGGGAGAACTTGGAACATTTCTAACAAATAACTTAGCTGACTTCTGGAGTTATACTGGATTTGCAAACGCTACGCCGGGCGAGCTTATCATGCTGCTTGTCGGAATGTTTTTTATCTATCTGGCAGTCAAAAAAGACTTTGAACCGATGTTACTGATCCCTATAGGTTTCGGCATTCTTATCGGTAATATTCTTCCTTTTAGAATAGATGAAGCTGGATTCTATGAAGAAGGATCAGTACTCAACATCTTATACCAAGGTGTACAAAGCGGATGGTATCTTCCATTAATGCTTTTAGGCATTGGTGCTATAACAGACTTTTCTGCTCTGATATCCAATCCCAAATTAATGTTGGTAGGAGCTGCAGCGCAGTTTGGTATCTTTGGTGCATATATACTAGCTATAGTTTTAGGGCTTGATCCAAATCATGCAGCCGGTATTGGTACTATTGGTAGCGCTAGCGGTCCTATTGCTATCTTCCTTGCAACTAAGCTGTCTCCTGAATTAATTGGTATAATTGCTATATCTGTTTATTCTTATATCGCTCTGATTCCGGTGATACAACCTCCAATTATGCGATTATTAACTAATGACAGCGACAGAACTATCAAAATGAAACCTGCACGTCAGGTATCGCATACAGAAAAAGTTATGTTCCCAATCATTGGATTGTTACTAACTTGCCTATTGGTTCCTTCTGCTCTGCCATTGCTGGGAATGCTATTCTTTGGTAATCTACTTAAAGAAAGCGGTGTTACACGTCGTTTAGCAGAAACTGCTAGTGGAGCTTTGCTCGACATAGTAACTATTCTGTTAGGATTAACCGTGGGTATTACTCTTACTGCAAGTAACTTCTTTACTGCAGATACAGTGTACACCATTATCCTTGGTTTCTTAGCTATAGTTATTGCCACTGCCTCGGGAATATTGTTTATTAAGTTATTTAATCTGTTTCTTAAAAATGGGAATAAGATTAACCCGCTTATTGGTAATGCTGGAATATCTGCACCTGTGTCTGCACGTATCTCTGAAGAAGTTGCGCTGGAATATGATTCCACAAACTACTTATCAGTTCATGCAATGGGTCCTTGTGTAGCAGGTATTATTGGTTCTGCAATAGCAGCCGGTATTCTTTTAGGATTCTTAATGTAA